The DNA segment GTAATCCTTTCCTTCGCTGCGTACTTTGCCTTTTTCTTTCGCGACCGTCAGAGAGCCGCATTCCATAAGCTCTTCGTAAGAGACGACTTCCGCGCGAATGAATCCTTTTTCGAAATCGGTGTGGATCTTTCCGGCGGCTTGCGGCGCTTTCGTCCCCTTCGTGATCGTCCAAGCGCGCGTCTCTTTCTCGCCCGCGGTCAGATAGGAGATCAAGCCGAGAAGTTCGTAGCCCGCTTTGATCAGCATCGAAAGCCCGCTTTCTTTGAGCCCGAGTTCCTCGCGGAACATTTCGCGATCCTCTTTATCCAAAGCGGAAAGCTCCGCTTCGACCTTCGCGCAGAGTTTGATGACCTTTGCGCCTTCTTTATCCGCGATCGCGCGGACTTGCTTGACGTAATCGTTGTCTTCCTTGTTTACGTCTCCTTCCGCGATATTCGCGACGTAGATGACCTTTTTGGTCGTCAAAAGGAAGAGGGAGTCGTAGAACTCTTTTTCCTCGTCCGTCTGGGGGAGGCTTCTGCCCGGCTCGCCTTCGGAAAGGTGCGCGTACATCTTTTCGAGCATCTCGATCTCGGGGAGATATTTTTTATCGCCGCTTTTCGCTTGGGTCTTGACCTTTTGCAGACGCTTTTCTACGCTTTCGAGGTCGGAAAGGACGAGCTCGGTGTCGATGATCGAAATGTCGTCCTTCGGGGAGATCCTGCCTTCGACGTGGGTCACGTTCGGATCGTCGTAGCAACGGACGACGTGCGTGATCGCGTCCACTTCGCGAATGTGGGAAAGGAATTTGTTTCCGAGCCCTTCGCCCTTGGACGCGCCTTTTACGAGCCCTGCGATGTCCACGAATTCGAGGACGGCGGGCGTCACTTTCTTGGAAGAATAAAGCGCCGCGAGATCGTCTACGCGCTTATCGGGGACGGGGACGACGCCTACGTTCGGCTCGATCGTGCAGAACGGATAGTTCTGGCATTCCGCGCCCGCAGAGGTGATCGCGTTGAACAATGTGGATTTTCCCACGTTGGGGAGCCCTACGATACCGAGTTTCATTTTTTCGCACTTCCTTCGGCATAAAAGCCTTCGATATTTCGTAAATAATTATATCTTTTCCGCGCGCGGAAAGCAATTAAAAAAGAGCAAAACCATAGGGAGACGGAAATATGAGGTTTTTTAAGGCGATTTTAATCGGATTGACGCAGGGACTGACGGAGTTTCTTCCCGTTTCGAGCAGCGGGCATTTGCTCCTTCTCGAAAAATTATCGGTCGCGCCGCCGTCCGTCTTTTTCAATTTGATCTTGCATCTCGCCACGCTCGCCGCGGTCCTCGTCGTGATGCGGAAAGAGGTTTGGGAGATGATCCGCCATCTTCTTTCGTCCGATCTGAAATACGTCGCGCTTGCGTCTCTGCCGACCGCGGCGATCGCGCTTTTGATCTCGCGCTTTTTTCCTTCGCTTCTTCTCGGCGAGATGCTCGGATTCGGGTTTCTTTTGACCGCGGCGATCCTTTTTCTCGGGGAGCGTTTCGCGCCGTCCGATCGGCTGTTGAAGATCGGGGCGAAAAACGCGTTTTTAACGGGGATCGCGCAGGGGATCGCGGTTCTTCCCGGCGTTTCCAGAAGCGGCGCGACGATCTCCTTTCTCCGCCTGTCGGGCGTGGAGAGGGAAAAAGCCGTCGGGTTTTCTTTTCTCCTGTCGATCCCCGTTATCGCGGGCGGATTTCTCCTCGAAGGAATCGAAAGCGGCTTTCGGGTGGACGGAGCGGGGCTTCCCGAAATTCTTCTCGCGGCGTTCGCCGCGTTTTTGAGCGGCGTCTTTGCGCTGCGGTTTATGCTGCGAAAAATAAAAAAGGGCGCAAAGCCCTTTTGTTTCTACACTTTTGTCCTCGGAATCGCTTGTTTCTTTATCTTCTGATCATTTGTTCAACAGCGCGAAGAAACGATCGGGGATCTCCGTCCTTTTCAGCCCGCAGGTCATATCCACGCGGCATCTTCCCGCGTAGGAAACGACCGCGACGTTCAGCGGGGTGTTTCGGCTGATGTTCAGGAAGAAGCGAATATCTTTGACGACGCTCGCCGCCACGGGGGAAAGCTCGATCACGCCGACGTTGGAAAGGATCGCGGTCT comes from the Clostridia bacterium genome and includes:
- a CDS encoding undecaprenyl-diphosphate phosphatase produces the protein MRFFKAILIGLTQGLTEFLPVSSSGHLLLLEKLSVAPPSVFFNLILHLATLAAVLVVMRKEVWEMIRHLLSSDLKYVALASLPTAAIALLISRFFPSLLLGEMLGFGFLLTAAILFLGERFAPSDRLLKIGAKNAFLTGIAQGIAVLPGVSRSGATISFLRLSGVEREKAVGFSFLLSIPVIAGGFLLEGIESGFRVDGAGLPEILLAAFAAFLSGVFALRFMLRKIKKGAKPFCFYTFVLGIACFFIF
- the ychF gene encoding redox-regulated ATPase YchF, with the protein product MKLGIVGLPNVGKSTLFNAITSAGAECQNYPFCTIEPNVGVVPVPDKRVDDLAALYSSKKVTPAVLEFVDIAGLVKGASKGEGLGNKFLSHIREVDAITHVVRCYDDPNVTHVEGRISPKDDISIIDTELVLSDLESVEKRLQKVKTQAKSGDKKYLPEIEMLEKMYAHLSEGEPGRSLPQTDEEKEFYDSLFLLTTKKVIYVANIAEGDVNKEDNDYVKQVRAIADKEGAKVIKLCAKVEAELSALDKEDREMFREELGLKESGLSMLIKAGYELLGLISYLTAGEKETRAWTITKGTKAPQAAGKIHTDFEKGFIRAEVVSYEELMECGSLTVAKEKGKVRSEGKDYVMKDGDVVLFRFNV